Below is a window of Dethiosulfovibrio faecalis DNA.
AAGTACCTCGACCTGAAATTCATCGGCCTCTTCCCTGAAACGGAAACGAATCTGTCTGTCAAAAGCCTGAGCCACCTCTTCGGCTTTCGCCAAAGAATTTTTTATCTCTTCTCTGCCGGGACGGTAAAAAA
It encodes the following:
- a CDS encoding flagellar protein FlaG encodes the protein FYRPGREEIKNSLAKAEEVAQAFDRQIRFRFREEADEFQVEVLEKDGSEERVIRKIPPDSVINFIEHVQEMFGALIDVEA